A genomic region of Trifolium pratense cultivar HEN17-A07 linkage group LG3, ARS_RC_1.1, whole genome shotgun sequence contains the following coding sequences:
- the LOC123913478 gene encoding uncharacterized protein LOC123913478 — protein sequence MLAYLYQGMKEWKTKDKAIDGFTWLVMGFFFSHFRGLYTIFNITAEENQAHNKPKLAYLIESLGRTGANHHKKINNALQLQLNLVHELLRQEENIEADVRPITWHPYNLEMLPPHLHDQIQYRTVVAPLFCYNYVERHCPHVVAKQFEVLDGVELQDVGSDMKTIKFKAKRGGTMG from the exons ATGTTAGCATACTTGTATCAAGGTATGAAGGAATGGAAGACCAAAGATAAGGCAATTGACGGCTTCACATGGCTTGTAATG ggCTTCTTCTTTTCCCATTTTAGAGGTCTTTATACGATCTTCAATATTACTGCGGAGGAAAATCAGGCTCATAATAAGCCAAAACTGGCATATTTGATAGAGTCACTTGGGAGAACCGGCGCAAACCACCACAAGAAGATCAACAACGCATTACAGTTGCAGTTGAATTTGGTACATGAGCTCCTGAGACAGGAGGAG AATATAGAAGCAGATGTGAGACCCATTACTTGGCATCCATACAATTTGGAAATGTTGCCCCCCCACCTACACGATCAAATCCAATATCGTACAGTCGTCGCCCCTTTATTTTGCTACAACTATGTGGAGCGTCATTGTCCACATGTTGTAGCAAAACAGTTTGAGGTCCTTGATGGAGTTGAATTACAAGATGTTGGATCTGATATGAAAACGATAAAATTCAAAGCAAAAAGAGGTGGTACAATGGGATGA
- the LOC123918281 gene encoding uncharacterized protein LOC123918281 gives MFLVTFLIMKIFLICLGHRLAENFQPAQQSTPEPEAAHQTPTFELEVTHHSPTPAHNATLEVTPTNSPHLSDGDVHSSPPSDHVMFDTSEAGENAGENVGHRKRCRPGMATPTSYLVTGPRVNKGLWVNKKFTHSDDHVKAIWAKRKRK, from the exons ATGTTTTTAGTTACATTCTTAATTATGAAAATATTCTTGATTTGCCTTGGGCATCGGTTAGCAGAAAACTTCCAGCCTGCTCAACAATCCACTCCCGAGCCAGAAGCTGCTCACCAAACACCCACTTTTGAGCTAGAAGTCACTCACCATTCACCCACTCCCGCGCATAATGCCACATTGGAAGTTACTCCAACCAATTCCCCGCATCTCTCCGACGGTGATGTGCATTCTTCTCCACCATCAGACCATGTTATGTTTGACACTAGTGAAG CCGGGGAAAATGCGGGGGAGAATGTGGGGCATCGCAAACGCTGTAGACCTGGCATGGCGACTCCTACATCATATCTTGTAACTGGACCAAGAGTAAATAAGGGGCTGTGGGTAAACAAGAAATTTACGCATTCCGACGATCACGTCAAAGCTATCTGGgctaaaagaaagagaaag TGA
- the LOC123913477 gene encoding uncharacterized protein LOC123913477 translates to MAVGNQTAIIGAPEHIKCKLLSGTFKDAALRWYMNLPRNSIENYADFHKKFIHQFSCSRHIKVTATSLFALRQNYAETLREYLARFNAATIKVSNPNQEMFVAAFHNGLKAGHFNESLAQKPATTMQEG, encoded by the coding sequence ATGGCAGTGGGAAACCAAACCGCTATCATTGGTGCTCCAGAGCATATTAAATGTAAACTGCTATCAGGAACATTTAAGGATGCCGCTCTGCGTTGGTATATGAATTTACCAAGAAATTCGATCGAAAACTATGCGGATTTCCACAAGAAATTCATACACCAATTCTCGTGTTCAAGGCATATAAAGGTAACAGCGACTAGCTTATTTGCTCTACGCCAAAACTATGCTGAAACACTCAGAGAATACTTAGCCAGATTCAATGCCGCCACTATCAAAGTGTCGAATCCCAATCAAGAAATGTTCGTCGCCGCTTTCCATAACGGACTCAAGGCGGGGCATTTCAATGAGTCATTGGCACAGAAGCCTGCAACAACTATGCAGGAGGGTTAG
- the LOC123913479 gene encoding uncharacterized protein LOC123913479 produces MSCFPFHPCLLKKSEMYITCLDMPRLLALNSYCSDYVGMLHCVLSLDVASQSKPTKSKPSTSQTVPEVPKELIISTLTPTPPEIPFINHMPKFMHPFIEDIIDVDGDGYCGYRVVALHQKGTQQDFELIRLNMERELRLHKESYVELFDTDERYKYVTDALFTPPRRCKHAFAPKDKWFTFPDMGYVVATHFQRVVVQLSNMERCGASRTCFPLRGKPPSDTSDLDSKIICIGALADHFVLVRLKEGCPIPPTAHQWKNYCCKEAATWEPMFLDRMQKFGELLTIERAGDDLATIGNGSKDDPLEL; encoded by the exons ATGAGTTGTTTCCCATTTCATCCATGTTTGTTGAAGAAAAGTGAAATGTATATAACTTGTCTTGATATGCCCC GTTTGCTTGCTCTGAATAGTTATTGTTCTGATTATGTTGGAATGTTACATTGTGTGCTTTCTCTAGATGTT GCATCTCAGTCGAAACCAACAAAGTCAAAGCCGTCGACTTCACAAACAGTGCCTGAGGTGCCTAAAGAACTCATCATCAGTACTTTGACTCCAACTCCTCCTGAAATTCCTTTTATCAACCATATGCCAAAGTTCATGCACCCATTTATCGAAGATATTATTGATGTTGATGGTGACGGTTATTGTGGATACCGTGTGGTAGCTTTGCACCAAAAAGGAACTCAGCAAGATTTTGAGTTGATCAGACTGAACATGGAGAGGGAGCTGAGATTGCATAAGGAATCATATGTGGAGTTATTCGATACTGATGAGCGTTACAAGTATGTCACGGATGCACTTTTCACACCTCCGAGAAGGTGTAAACATGCTTTTGCACCAAAGGACAAATGGTTTACTTTTCCGGATATGGGTTACGTTGTGGCTACTCATTTTCAAAGGGTTGTTGTTCAACTGTCAAATATGGAAAGGTGTGGAGCATCTAGAACTTGTTTCCCATTGCGTGGCAAACCTCCATCAGACACGTCAGACTTGGATTCCAAGATTATTTGCATCGGCGCGCTCGCTGACCACTTTGTGTTAGTGCGGTTGAAAGAAGGATGTCCGATACCTCCAACGGCTCATCAGTGGAAAAACTATTGTTGTAAAGAAGCTGCTACATGGGAGCCCATGTTTTTGGATAGAATGCAAAAGTTTGGTGAGCTGTTGACCATTGAAAGAGCAGGCGATGACTTAGCCACGATTGGAAATGGTAGCAAAGACGATCCGCTCGAATTGTAG